A genomic region of Notamacropus eugenii isolate mMacEug1 chromosome 3, mMacEug1.pri_v2, whole genome shotgun sequence contains the following coding sequences:
- the LOC140533198 gene encoding LOW QUALITY PROTEIN: aquaporin-9-like (The sequence of the model RefSeq protein was modified relative to this genomic sequence to represent the inferred CDS: inserted 1 base in 1 codon), translating into MDRKVQKSFREKLILKNSLAKETVGEFLGTFMMVVLGCGSVTQAILSQGAAGGVVTINIGFALVVVRAIYVSGGISSGHINPAVLFAVCFYGQMKFPFYVGAQFLGAFLGASVIFGIYHDALRSFAEGKLIVTGEXAQIFATYPFKYLTVANEFADQVMSTTFLLLVVFAILDEKNWRVPKGLEPVVIDLLILVLSSLGLNSDCAMNLARDLGPRLFTALAGWGFEVFTAGSYFWWIPVVGPFLSATLGGFICIYVIEIHHTDPVSEEKIEQVEEKNELSVIM; encoded by the exons ATGGACAGAAAGGTGCAAAAAAGCTTCAGAGAGAAACTCATCCTGAAGAACTCATTGGCCAAAGAAACAGTTGGAGAATTCCTGGGGACATTCATGATGGTTGTCCTTGGATGTGGTTCTGTAACCCAAGCCATCCTCAGCCAAGGGGCTGCAGGTGGAGTTGTGACCATAAATATTGGCTTTGCACTGGTTGTTGTAAGGGCTATTTATGTGTCAGGAGGCATCTCTAGTGGTCACATTAACCCAGCAGTGCTCTTTGCTGTGTGTTTCTATGGACAGATGAAATTCCCTTTCTATGTGGGGGCCCAGTTCCTAGGGGCTTTTCTAGGGGCTTCAGTCATCTTTGGAATTTACCATGATGCACTTAGATCTTTTGCTGAGGGAAAACTGATTGTCACAGGAG AAGCACAGATTTTTGCAACATATCCGTTTAAATACCTGACTGTAGCAAATGAATTTGCAGACCAGGTGATGTCTACCACATTCCTTCTCTTGGTTGTGTTTGCCAttttagatgaaaaaaactgGAGGGTCCCCAAGGGCCTAGAACCAGTTGTCATTGACCTACTGATCCTTGTCCTTTCTTCATTGGGATTGAACAGTGATTGTGCCATGAACCTAGCTAGAGACCTGGGTCCCAGACTATTCACAGCTCTCGCAGGTTGGGGATTTGAAGTCTTCACAGCTGGAAGTTACTTCTGGTGGATCCCAGTGGTGGGTCCTTTCCTGAGTGCCACCTTAGGAGGCTTCATCTGTATTTATGTCATTGAAATTCACCATACAGATCCAGTCTCAGAAGAAAAGATCGAACaagtggaggagaaaaatgaactCAGTGTGATAATGTAA